A single window of Ctenopharyngodon idella isolate HZGC_01 chromosome 24, HZGC01, whole genome shotgun sequence DNA harbors:
- the LOC127507058 gene encoding probable polypeptide N-acetylgalactosaminyltransferase 8 isoform X7 — protein sequence MKMRIAARVGVIVTGVIVYSLVYMSLIRQEKSNGKRLQRPEDLEILRRLKRIEDQVHKIAKFIEFKNQKVKETVVEQKIEVKKLYPQSPLFRSWGAELTEEEQKEAEKQFQDYGYNVFLSNRLPVNRTIPDTRDHRCAVKIYPKDLPSISVILIYLNEALSVIKRAIRSIIDKTPAHLLTEIILVDDYSLNEDLQLPLDEYIVLINKDKPGLIKKVRHKRQMGLAKARVSGWEAATGQVVAILDAHIEVHKEWAEPLLARIKTDRTIVLSPVLDKVCFDTLEIVNYNPAAHAFDWNLWCMYESFRPEWYKINDPSEPGKSPSVMGILVADRQFLGEIGVLDEGMTIYGGENVELAIRVWLCGGSIEVVPCSKIAHIEREHKPYSPDLSKSMIRNALRVAEIWMDEYKSYVNIAWNLPLKDHGIDIGDVTERKQLREKLKCKPFKWYLENVYPLLDSWEDIMAYGTLKNDLLEDYCIDQGPVPGSVPILYGCHYYDSQYCYYNRNGEIYIGGIKSHKYNSNRCLTDPGSGSTPGLHDCKKAKEKGLSIYWDFTQDNSIRNRNTSRCLEISQGQDSYYHLILQTCTGQKWTIQHVIKDF from the exons ATGAAAATGAGGATTGCTGCAAGAGTTGGTGTGATAGTTACTGGTGTTATAGTTTACAGTCTTGTGTACATGTCACTTATCAGACAGGAGAAGAGTAATGGCAAAAGGTTACAAAGGCCAGAAGATCTGGAGATTCTTAGAAGACTGAAGAGAATAGAAGATCAAGTTCATAAAATAG cCAAATTCATAGAGTTCAAAAATCAAAAAGTCAAAGAAACTGTTGTGGAGCAGAAAATTGAGGTTAAGAAGTTGTATCCACAATCGCCTCTATTCCGTTCATGGGGAGCTGAACTCACAGAGGAGGAACAGAAGGAAGCAGAAAAGCAGTTTCAGGACTACGGATACAATGTGTTCCTCAGTAACAGATTACCAGTGAACAGAACAATCCCTGATACTCGAGACCACAG atGTGCTGTGAAGATCTACCCCAAGGACCTGCCGTCTATTAGTGTGATTCTGATTTATTTAAACGAGGCTCTGTCAGTCATTAAAAGGGCAATCCGCAGCATCATTGACAAAACACCTGCTCATCTGCTAACAGAAATCATCCTGGTGGACGACTACAGCTTGAATG AGGATCTGCAGTTGCCTCTAGATGAGTACATTGTTCTAATTAATAAAGACAAACCTGGCTTAATCAAGAAAGTGAGACACAAAAGGCAGATGGGCCTTGCCAAGGCAAGAGTATCAGGCTGGGAAGCGGCCACAGGCCAGGTGGTGGCCATTCTGGATGCCCACATTGAGGTTCACAAGGAATG GGCAGAGCCACTGCTTGCAAGAATCAAAACAGACAGAACAATAGTGCTGTCGCCAGTGTTAGACAAAGTGTGTTTTGACACCCTGGAGATTGTTAACTATAATCCCGCTGCTCATGCGTTTGACTGGAACCTTTGGTGCATGTACGAGTCTTTCCGGCCAGAATGGTACAAAATTAACGACCCATCAGAACCAGGGAA GAGTCCCTCAGTCATGGGTATCCTTGTGGCCGATCGTCAGTTCTTAGGAGAAATTGGAGTTTTGGATGAGGGAATGACAATTTATGGGGGTGAAAATGTTGAACTAGCAATACGT gTCTGGCTCTGTGGTGGGAGTATAGAAGTGGTGCCATGTTCAAAGATTGCTCACATTGAAAGAGAACATAAGCCTTATTCACCGGATCTCAGCAAATCCATGATTCGAAATGCTCTGAGAGTGGCTGAAATCTGGATGGATGAATATAAATCATATGTAAATATTGCCTGGAATCTCCCTCTAAAG GATCATGGGATTGATATTGGTGATGTGACTGAAAGAAAACAGTTACGAGAGAAACTCAAATGTAAGCCCTTCAAATGGTATCTGGAAAATGTTTATCCTCTGCTAGACAGCTGGGAAGACATAATGGCTTATGGCACA TTGAAGAATGATCTTCTAGAAGATTACTGTATTGATCAAGGACCTGTTCCTGGAAGTGTACCTATTCTGTATGGGTGTCATTACTATGACTCTCAG TATTGTTACTACAATCGTAATGGAGAGATCTACATTGGAGGAATCAAATCTCACAAGTATAACTCCAACCGTTGTCTAACGGATCCCGGTAGTGGAAGCACACCAGGGTTACATGACTGTAAAAAAGCCAAGGAGAAAGGACTGAGTATATACTGGGACTTCACTCAG gaCAATTCAATAAGAAATAGAAACACAAGCCGATGTCTCGAGATCAGCCAAGGACAGGATTCCTACTATCATCTCATTTTGCAAACATGCACTGGACAAAAATGGACAATACAACATGTCATCAAAGacttttaa
- the LOC127507058 gene encoding probable polypeptide N-acetylgalactosaminyltransferase 8 isoform X10 encodes MGLAKARVSGWEAATGQVVAILDAHIEVHKEWAEPLLARIKTDRTIVLSPVLDKVCFDTLEIVNYNPAAHAFDWNLWCMYESFRPEWYKINDPSEPGKSPSVMGILVADRQFLGEIGVLDEGMTIYGGENVELAIRVWLCGGSIEVVPCSKIAHIEREHKPYSPDLSKSMIRNALRVAEIWMDEYKSYVNIAWNLPLKDHGIDIGDVTERKQLREKLKCKPFKWYLENVYPLLDSWEDIMAYGTLKNDLLEDYCIDQGPVPGSVPILYGCHYYDSQYCYYNRNGEIYIGGIKSHKYNSNRCLTDPGSGSTPGLHDCKKAKEKGLSIYWDFTQDNSIRNRNTSRCLEISQGQDSYYHLILQTCTGQKWTIQHVIKDF; translated from the exons ATGGGCCTTGCCAAGGCAAGAGTATCAGGCTGGGAAGCGGCCACAGGCCAGGTGGTGGCCATTCTGGATGCCCACATTGAGGTTCACAAGGAATG GGCAGAGCCACTGCTTGCAAGAATCAAAACAGACAGAACAATAGTGCTGTCGCCAGTGTTAGACAAAGTGTGTTTTGACACCCTGGAGATTGTTAACTATAATCCCGCTGCTCATGCGTTTGACTGGAACCTTTGGTGCATGTACGAGTCTTTCCGGCCAGAATGGTACAAAATTAACGACCCATCAGAACCAGGGAA GAGTCCCTCAGTCATGGGTATCCTTGTGGCCGATCGTCAGTTCTTAGGAGAAATTGGAGTTTTGGATGAGGGAATGACAATTTATGGGGGTGAAAATGTTGAACTAGCAATACGT gTCTGGCTCTGTGGTGGGAGTATAGAAGTGGTGCCATGTTCAAAGATTGCTCACATTGAAAGAGAACATAAGCCTTATTCACCGGATCTCAGCAAATCCATGATTCGAAATGCTCTGAGAGTGGCTGAAATCTGGATGGATGAATATAAATCATATGTAAATATTGCCTGGAATCTCCCTCTAAAG GATCATGGGATTGATATTGGTGATGTGACTGAAAGAAAACAGTTACGAGAGAAACTCAAATGTAAGCCCTTCAAATGGTATCTGGAAAATGTTTATCCTCTGCTAGACAGCTGGGAAGACATAATGGCTTATGGCACA TTGAAGAATGATCTTCTAGAAGATTACTGTATTGATCAAGGACCTGTTCCTGGAAGTGTACCTATTCTGTATGGGTGTCATTACTATGACTCTCAG TATTGTTACTACAATCGTAATGGAGAGATCTACATTGGAGGAATCAAATCTCACAAGTATAACTCCAACCGTTGTCTAACGGATCCCGGTAGTGGAAGCACACCAGGGTTACATGACTGTAAAAAAGCCAAGGAGAAAGGACTGAGTATATACTGGGACTTCACTCAG gaCAATTCAATAAGAAATAGAAACACAAGCCGATGTCTCGAGATCAGCCAAGGACAGGATTCCTACTATCATCTCATTTTGCAAACATGCACTGGACAAAAATGGACAATACAACATGTCATCAAAGacttttaa